In Apostichopus japonicus isolate 1M-3 chromosome 3, ASM3797524v1, whole genome shotgun sequence, a single genomic region encodes these proteins:
- the LOC139965683 gene encoding uncharacterized protein yields the protein MVDLSLSSKSGEILKLSAVYVVDEIPVKNSMVDLECYSHLIGVGPLPAYQSTDITVDILVGQDNSEALVPLEVRRGAPGELFAVRYMFGWSLNGQSPISLRVTDVSRLWEIENAGLDLPSWSYEDKLVISLWDKEHRKVDGHHELPIPWRNRSETLPNNFVVAKTKLDSLSKKLVRNGSYDRYNAEIVKLVDNCYAEAVPDSELFMVDRIWYLPHHAVVSEKKPDKLRVVFDFASNFKGKSLNDRCMQGPDMINKLLPVLLRFRQHSIAVQADIVSMYNQVRIPARDRDALRFLWYINGKLRYLRMTSHLFGGVWCAASSAYALRRTITDLPSVIPLVKYAVERSFYVDDCLSSVSSKSDAEIIIREIPKALESGGFKLTKFVVNDFRLLAEVSVECRAKEVLDFGTSSESRALGIKWMVSRDEFFFALEKDFGGLLTRRRMLSIVSSIFDPLGLISPFRQAPFPGSYSPWVVVG from the exons ATGGTAGATCTGTCCTTGTCTTCTAAATCGGGTGAAATCTTAAAATTATCTGCCGTTTACGTAGTTGACGAAATACCAGTTAAGAATTCTATGGTCGATCTGGAATGTTATTCCCATCTTATTGGCGTCGGTCCCCTACCTGCTTATCAGAGTACTGATATCACAGTAGACATTCTCGTAGGTCAAGATAATTCTGAGGCACTTGTGCCATTGGAGGTTAGGCGGGGTGCTCCAGGGGAGCTCTTTGCGGTGCGTTACATGTTTGGTTGGAGTCTTAATGGACAATCTCCCATTAGCCTCCGAGTC ACTGATGTTTCTCGTTTGTGGGAAATAGAGAATGCGGGGTTGGATCTTCCGTCATGGTCATACGAGGACAAGTTGGTGATATCTTTGTGGGACAAAGAGCACAGGAAAGTGGATGGTCACCATGAACTTCCTATTCCTTGGAGGAACAGGTCGGAGACCCTCCCAAATAACTTTGTTGTTGCCAAAACTAAGTTAGACTCGTTGTCCAAGAAACTTGTTAGGAACGGCTCTTATGATAGGTATAACGCTGAGATTGTGAAACTTGTAGATAACTGTTATGCAGAGGCAGTACCAGATTCAGAGTTGTTCATGGTAGACAGGATATGGTATTTACCCCATCATGCTGTAGTATCAGAGAAGAAACCAGACAAACTTAGGGTAGTTTTCGATTTCGCTAGTAACTTCAAAGGCAAGTCTTTGAATGATCGTTGTATGCAGGGTCCCGACATGATTAATAAGCTTCTGCCGGTCCTGTTGAGATTTCGGCAACATAGTATAGCAGTTCAAGCAGACATTGTATCTATGTATAATCAAGTTAGGATCCCAGCTAGGGATAGAGATGCCCTACGCTTCCTATGGTACATTAATGGTAAATTAAGATACCTTCGTATGACGTCACATTTGTTTGGAGGGGTGTGGTGTGCGGCTAGCTCCGCCTATGCTCTCAGGCGTACAATTACTGATCTGCCGAGTGTGATTCCGCTTGTTAAGTATGCAGTTGAAAGATCGTTTTATGTAGATGATTGTCTTAGTTCTGTGTCGAGTAAATCAGATGCTGAGATCATTATTAGGGAAATCCCCAAGGCCCTGGAAAGTGGAGGGTTTAAGTTAACTAAGTTTGTAGTCAATGATTTCAGATTGCTAGCTGAAGTGTCCGTGGAATGTAGGGCTAAGGAAGTTCTAGATTTTGGTACTAGTAGTGAAAGCAGGGCTTTAGGTATAAAGTGGATGGTTTCCCGCGATGAGTTCTTCTTCGCGCTGGAGAAAGATTTTGGTGGCTTGTTAACCAGGAGGAGAATGCTTAGTATAGTTTCGTCAATTTTCGATCCGCTAGGCTTGATAAGTCCTTTCAGGCAAGCTCCTTTTCCAGGAAGCTACAGCCCGTGGGTTGTCGTGGGATGA